In Methanobacteriales archaeon HGW-Methanobacteriales-1, one DNA window encodes the following:
- a CDS encoding pyruvate dehydrogenase, producing the protein MVKYRCTVCNYIYDEEIKEIPFSELPEDWRCPICNASKELFEALDSKNDINKESISKDMDLGHSTVSHVMVNQMAEWGIEYVFGIPGTSSLGVLQGIKDSDSLKYYQVRHEQTAAFMASAYGKLTGKVAACLTVAGPGATNLSTGLYDAKLDHSPVLAITGQVKRQLIGPGSFQEIDQHSFFEPVSVFNKPIVHKDQTTLLTTLAIKEALIKKGVSHISIPNDVQKQKYETKLIPLNGKIPQTNLSPANELVEEAAETINSAQRPVIIAGFGAMDQGDILLEMAKKITAPIVTTFRGKGVVDEDEELFVGSHGTIGSTSASQLVKNSDLLIVIGSSYSDMTQIPPKRTIQIDKDPMMIGRKHSVEVGLLGDSSVILPTLLDKLVFQNRLEYKEEIKLLKAEWSKLIKDEIDSSKSPIRPQYIMKVLNDKLSSSGVITLDVGENAWWFGRNFQMKKSQKMVMSGSLATMGFGLPAALAAQIAYPEKEVVCITGDGGFSMVMADFLTAVKYDLPIKVFLLNNNQLGMIQQEQKVEGYPNWQTELLNCDFASFAEICGGVGIKVTNPEEFPEKVEKTLGLDVPTIVDIQTDPQRFI; encoded by the coding sequence ATGGTTAAATATCGCTGTACAGTTTGCAATTACATTTATGATGAAGAAATAAAAGAAATTCCATTTTCAGAACTTCCAGAAGACTGGAGATGTCCCATTTGTAACGCTTCAAAAGAATTATTTGAAGCCCTAGATTCTAAAAATGATATTAATAAAGAAAGTATTTCCAAAGATATGGATTTAGGACATTCCACAGTATCGCATGTAATGGTAAATCAAATGGCAGAATGGGGAATAGAATACGTATTTGGAATTCCTGGAACCTCATCTCTGGGTGTTCTTCAAGGTATTAAAGACTCTGATTCTTTAAAATATTATCAGGTTCGACACGAACAAACTGCAGCATTTATGGCATCAGCCTATGGAAAATTAACTGGAAAAGTAGCTGCTTGTCTTACTGTAGCCGGTCCAGGGGCAACTAATCTCAGCACTGGACTTTATGATGCAAAACTTGACCATTCTCCGGTTCTGGCAATAACTGGGCAGGTGAAAAGACAGCTTATAGGGCCTGGTTCTTTCCAGGAAATTGATCAGCATTCATTTTTTGAGCCAGTTTCTGTTTTTAATAAGCCAATTGTTCACAAAGATCAGACCACATTGTTAACGACTCTGGCTATTAAAGAGGCTTTAATAAAAAAAGGAGTTTCCCATATTTCAATTCCCAATGACGTGCAGAAACAGAAATATGAGACTAAACTAATTCCTTTAAATGGTAAAATCCCCCAAACAAATCTTTCCCCAGCAAATGAATTAGTGGAAGAGGCTGCTGAAACAATAAATTCCGCTCAAAGGCCAGTGATTATTGCTGGTTTTGGAGCAATGGACCAGGGTGATATTTTATTAGAAATGGCTAAAAAAATAACCGCACCCATAGTTACCACTTTCCGAGGAAAAGGAGTGGTTGATGAAGATGAAGAACTTTTTGTGGGTAGTCATGGGACTATTGGATCCACTTCTGCATCTCAATTAGTGAAAAACTCCGATCTATTAATTGTAATTGGTTCTTCATATTCGGATATGACACAAATCCCCCCTAAAAGAACCATACAAATAGATAAAGACCCCATGATGATTGGAAGAAAACATTCGGTAGAAGTAGGCCTTTTAGGAGATAGTTCTGTCATTTTACCCACACTGCTTGATAAATTGGTTTTTCAGAATCGTTTAGAATATAAAGAAGAAATTAAATTATTAAAAGCAGAATGGTCTAAACTCATTAAAGATGAAATTGACTCTTCAAAAAGCCCTATTCGGCCACAATATATCATGAAAGTTTTAAATGATAAATTAAGCTCCAGTGGAGTAATTACACTGGATGTTGGAGAAAATGCATGGTGGTTTGGCCGTAACTTCCAGATGAAAAAAAGTCAGAAAATGGTAATGTCTGGCTCCTTAGCTACCATGGGTTTTGGACTTCCTGCAGCTCTTGCGGCCCAAATTGCATATCCTGAAAAGGAAGTAGTCTGCATAACTGGGGATGGTGGATTTTCAATGGTAATGGCTGATTTTTTAACTGCAGTCAAATATGATCTGCCCATTAAAGTGTTTTTATTAAATAATAACCAATTAGGAATGATTCAACAAGAACAAAAAGTCGAAGGCTATCCCAATTGGCAGACAGAACTACTAAACTGCGATTTTGCGTCATTTGCTGAAATTTGCGGTGGAGTAGGAATAAAAGTCACCAATCCTGAGGAATTTCCAGAAAAAGTTGAAAAAACCCTTGGATTAGATGTGCCAACAATTGTAGATATTCAGACCGACCCCCAAAGATTTATCTAA
- a CDS encoding pseudouridine synthase has protein sequence MKVLCSSEESLYRPEAVRWRNRMGLLKPLGEAVVILPCSMRKPYSNSKSHQIFMRISKRIQEVILTSPFGICPREMEKTFPIQSYDVSTTGDWSHEEIKVVGEVLRDYVGDKEVLAHVAGGYRQVCEEYLDDCVFTCEDGRPLSHESMQNLKDHIKKYRKIPAREKLLNGLRSLAIYQFGPGGEALIPDDCHVKGRYHKRIFHDSEQIAALLMDNGIYSLSLAGGRILSEIGTKWVNIEFDLKTNTLFAPGVLDADPNIVPKDEVIILNKGNVVGVGKAVLNGEEMVKASNGVAVRVRHRVK, from the coding sequence ATGAAAGTTCTATGTTCCAGTGAAGAGTCACTTTACAGGCCTGAGGCCGTTAGATGGAGAAATAGAATGGGTTTATTAAAACCTCTGGGAGAAGCTGTAGTTATTCTCCCTTGCAGTATGAGAAAACCTTATTCCAACTCCAAATCCCATCAAATTTTTATGAGAATTAGTAAACGTATTCAGGAAGTTATATTAACATCCCCCTTTGGTATTTGTCCTCGAGAGATGGAAAAAACTTTTCCCATACAATCTTACGATGTTTCCACCACAGGTGATTGGTCTCATGAAGAAATAAAAGTCGTTGGAGAAGTTTTAAGAGATTATGTGGGGGATAAAGAAGTTTTGGCTCATGTTGCCGGAGGATACCGACAGGTGTGCGAAGAATACCTGGATGATTGTGTGTTCACTTGTGAAGATGGACGCCCCCTATCACATGAATCAATGCAAAATCTTAAAGACCATATTAAAAAATACCGGAAAATTCCAGCTCGTGAAAAGCTTCTAAATGGATTAAGATCACTGGCCATATATCAATTTGGTCCAGGCGGTGAAGCACTCATACCAGATGACTGTCATGTGAAAGGACGTTATCATAAAAGGATATTCCATGACAGCGAACAGATTGCTGCCCTATTAATGGATAATGGAATATATTCTTTGAGTCTTGCAGGTGGGCGCATTTTGTCTGAAATAGGGACTAAATGGGTTAATATTGAATTTGATCTGAAAACGAATACATTATTTGCTCCAGGAGTCCTTGATGCAGACCCTAACATAGTTCCCAAAGATGAAGTAATCATTCTTAACAAAGGAAATGTAGTGGGAGTTGGTAAAGCTGTTTTAAATGGTGAAGAAATGGTTAAAGCATCCAATGGTGTGGCCGTACGTGTAAGACACCGAGTAAAATAA
- a CDS encoding adenylate kinase, with protein sequence MVSWNIAAVVGVPGVGKTSLCKSAVKSLGCNYINYGDLMLEIARDKNLAETDKEMFVLDMDLQYDIWKEAAHKINEREHVLVDLHGLDQSPKGYLFSLPLEIICPSTIIIVEASPENILFRRRNDFLKDRIKDDFRSLTDHMKMLRISMSISSVILGSTVYLLQNDEINKSKKEFTYILSF encoded by the coding sequence ATGGTATCCTGGAATATAGCCGCAGTGGTAGGCGTTCCAGGAGTGGGAAAAACATCACTCTGTAAAAGTGCTGTTAAATCACTGGGATGCAATTACATCAATTACGGAGATTTGATGTTAGAAATTGCCCGGGATAAAAATCTGGCTGAAACTGATAAAGAAATGTTCGTATTAGATATGGACTTGCAGTACGATATATGGAAAGAAGCGGCCCATAAAATTAATGAAAGAGAACATGTTCTTGTAGATCTACATGGCCTGGATCAATCTCCTAAAGGTTACCTCTTTTCACTGCCTTTAGAAATTATTTGCCCTTCCACAATCATCATAGTTGAAGCATCTCCTGAAAATATACTTTTTCGCCGGAGAAATGATTTTTTAAAAGATCGTATAAAAGACGATTTTCGAAGTTTAACAGACCATATGAAGATGCTTAGAATTTCTATGTCAATTTCATCAGTTATTTTAGGAAGTACAGTTTATTTACTTCAAAATGATGAAATAAATAAATCAAAAAAGGAATTTACATATATATTAAGTTTTTAG
- the trpD gene encoding anthranilate phosphoribosyltransferase translates to MVITYIQKIVSGKDLSEDEAFQCMEEMISGNASDINIAALLTALATKGESIGEITGFAKAMRGACTPLNVSKDVELVDTCGTGGDTLKTFNVSTAAAIIASSVGVNVAKHGNRAVTSSCGGADILEAAGVKIDASPEIVSKCLEESGMGFMFAPNFHPATRNVMPVRHALGIRTVFNILGPLTSPAGANIQLLGVFDANYVEIMANVLNNLGVERAMVVHGFDENEEQGMDEISNVGPTLVAFVYHGSVEIKKLNPEDFGIEKTKNDLIKAPDTLEENLEIFLGVLNGKNDSIMDKARLEIALANAGAIIYLSGKSNNLIEGTQIAYRAVKSGKSIEKLKKFIKTSN, encoded by the coding sequence TTGGTGATTACATATATTCAAAAAATAGTTTCTGGGAAAGATTTAAGTGAAGATGAGGCCTTTCAATGTATGGAAGAGATGATATCTGGAAATGCCAGTGATATTAATATTGCTGCCCTTTTAACTGCTCTAGCCACCAAAGGAGAATCTATAGGCGAAATAACTGGCTTTGCTAAGGCCATGCGAGGAGCCTGTACTCCCCTTAATGTATCTAAAGATGTGGAATTAGTTGATACTTGTGGTACTGGGGGTGACACCCTTAAAACTTTTAATGTAAGTACTGCCGCAGCCATAATTGCTTCTTCGGTAGGAGTTAATGTGGCCAAGCATGGTAATAGAGCAGTCACCAGTTCCTGTGGTGGTGCTGACATATTAGAAGCTGCAGGTGTTAAAATTGATGCTTCTCCTGAAATTGTCTCTAAATGCCTGGAAGAATCAGGCATGGGCTTTATGTTCGCTCCTAATTTTCACCCAGCAACCCGAAATGTAATGCCTGTCCGCCACGCTTTAGGTATAAGAACAGTTTTTAATATTTTAGGCCCATTAACATCTCCTGCTGGAGCTAACATACAACTTTTAGGAGTATTTGATGCTAATTATGTGGAAATAATGGCTAATGTTCTTAATAATCTTGGTGTCGAGCGGGCCATGGTAGTACATGGTTTTGATGAAAATGAAGAACAGGGAATGGATGAAATTTCCAATGTTGGCCCTACACTGGTTGCATTTGTTTATCACGGTAGTGTTGAAATAAAAAAATTAAATCCTGAAGATTTTGGAATTGAAAAAACTAAAAATGATCTTATTAAGGCCCCGGACACTCTGGAAGAAAATCTTGAAATTTTCCTGGGTGTTTTAAATGGTAAGAATGATTCCATTATGGACAAGGCTCGTTTAGAAATTGCTCTGGCTAATGCAGGTGCCATTATATATTTATCTGGAAAGTCCAATAATTTAATTGAAGGAACTCAAATTGCTTATCGTGCTGTTAAATCTGGAAAATCAATTGAAAAATTAAAAAAATTTATTAAAACTAGTAATTAG
- the trpA gene encoding tryptophan synthase subunit alpha, producing the protein MSGNISENSKNSTSEKSLSIESYEKMFKRVETKNEGAFVPFVVAGDPDFDTSLEIVKTLVENGADALEIGFAFSDPIADGPTVQDADVRALNSGMTTDKGFEFIRRIREFTSIPIGLLVYYNLIYKRGIDLFYKQAHENGINAILSADLPPEEASDAVKAARTYGVNQIFLAAQTTTNERLKTISEFSSGFTYLVSVMGVTGARSEVKISTVDLIKRVRAHNDLPLMVGFGISKPSHLKEVIKAGAEGAIVGSAIIDIIAQNLNQKEKMLEKIGDYTLKLKEATKN; encoded by the coding sequence ATGAGTGGAAATATTAGTGAAAATTCTAAAAATTCAACTTCTGAAAAATCACTTTCCATAGAAAGTTATGAAAAAATGTTTAAAAGAGTCGAAACCAAAAATGAAGGGGCTTTCGTTCCTTTTGTGGTGGCTGGAGACCCTGACTTTGATACCTCACTGGAAATTGTGAAAACTCTGGTGGAAAATGGAGCGGATGCCCTGGAAATTGGATTTGCATTTTCAGACCCTATCGCTGATGGACCTACTGTTCAAGATGCAGATGTAAGGGCTCTAAATTCAGGAATGACTACTGATAAAGGATTTGAGTTTATTCGAAGGATAAGAGAATTTACTTCTATTCCTATTGGTCTGCTGGTCTATTATAATCTAATTTATAAAAGAGGTATAGATCTTTTTTATAAACAAGCACATGAAAATGGCATCAATGCTATTTTATCTGCTGATTTACCTCCCGAAGAAGCATCAGATGCTGTAAAAGCTGCTAGAACATATGGTGTTAATCAGATATTTTTAGCTGCCCAGACCACTACCAATGAACGTCTGAAAACTATTTCTGAGTTTTCTTCAGGGTTCACCTACTTGGTTTCGGTTATGGGGGTCACAGGGGCCAGGAGTGAGGTTAAAATCAGTACGGTAGACCTTATAAAAAGAGTAAGAGCACACAATGACTTGCCTTTAATGGTGGGCTTTGGTATTTCAAAACCTTCACATTTGAAAGAGGTCATTAAGGCCGGTGCAGAAGGGGCTATTGTAGGCAGTGCCATTATTGATATAATTGCTCAAAACCTTAATCAAAAAGAGAAAATGCTGGAAAAAATTGGGGATTACACCCTGAAGCTAAAAGAGGCCACAAAAAATTAA
- the trpB gene encoding tryptophan synthase subunit beta produces MIMDGKFGKYGGIFVPELLIPALEELESAFLKYKDDKQFNQDLDFYLKEFAGRPTGLYLAKNLSKKLGCKIYLKREDMLHTGAHKINNTLGQGLLAQYMGKDRIIAETGAGQHGIATAAVGAMLDIPIDVYMGSEDVDRQRLNVFRMEVSGAKVIPVESGARTLKDAINQAMRDWITNVENTHYLIGSTMGPHPYPVMVKHFQTIIGKECRKQILELENNLPDTIIACVGGGSNSIGIFSEFVSDNDVELIGVEGGGDGIESGHHGATLSAGSEGVLHGSLSYVLQDNDGQITEAHSVSAGLDYPGVGPEHSYLKTIGRANYVPITDEEALKGFQLLSKYEGIMPALESAHAVAYAEKYAKMPENKGKTIVVNLSGRGDKDMFLAAKLLGVEL; encoded by the coding sequence TATGGGGGAATTTTCGTCCCGGAATTACTTATTCCAGCACTGGAAGAGCTTGAAAGTGCTTTTTTAAAATATAAAGATGATAAACAATTTAACCAGGATTTAGACTTCTACTTAAAGGAATTTGCAGGCAGGCCCACCGGCCTGTATCTGGCCAAAAACCTTTCAAAAAAATTAGGATGTAAAATATACCTCAAACGGGAGGATATGCTCCATACTGGGGCCCATAAAATAAATAATACTCTCGGGCAGGGATTATTGGCCCAATATATGGGTAAGGATAGAATAATAGCTGAAACGGGTGCGGGCCAGCATGGAATTGCAACCGCTGCGGTAGGGGCCATGCTGGACATCCCAATTGATGTTTATATGGGTAGTGAGGATGTGGATCGGCAGCGTCTTAATGTCTTTAGAATGGAAGTTTCTGGTGCAAAGGTGATTCCAGTAGAAAGCGGTGCCAGAACCCTTAAGGATGCCATAAATCAGGCCATGAGGGACTGGATTACTAATGTGGAAAATACTCACTATTTGATAGGCTCTACCATGGGTCCTCATCCTTACCCGGTCATGGTAAAACATTTTCAAACCATAATTGGAAAAGAATGCCGAAAACAAATACTTGAACTTGAAAATAACCTTCCCGATACGATTATTGCTTGTGTTGGTGGTGGAAGTAATTCTATTGGTATATTCTCAGAATTTGTGTCTGATAATGATGTGGAATTGATTGGGGTGGAAGGTGGTGGAGATGGAATTGAAAGCGGCCATCACGGTGCTACTCTAAGTGCTGGAAGTGAGGGAGTTCTTCATGGATCTCTATCTTATGTTCTGCAGGATAATGATGGCCAGATTACTGAGGCCCATTCTGTTTCCGCCGGATTGGATTATCCTGGTGTAGGGCCTGAACATTCTTATCTCAAAACCATTGGAAGGGCTAATTATGTTCCTATTACTGATGAAGAAGCCCTTAAAGGATTCCAGCTTTTATCCAAGTATGAGGGCATAATGCCCGCATTAGAAAGTGCCCATGCGGTGGCCTATGCTGAGAAATATGCTAAAATGCCGGAAAATAAGGGAAAAACAATCGTAGTGAATCTTTCGGGAAGGGGAGATAAAGACATGTTTTTAGCGGCTAAACTTCTGGGGGTGGAACTATGA